The following coding sequences lie in one Halomonas sp. 'Soap Lake #6' genomic window:
- a CDS encoding class II fumarate hydratase — MNMRKEHDSMGELEVPANALYGAQTQRAINNFPVSGTPLPAAFIHAVARIKLAAARVNHQLGLLDEKRAGAIEKAAQAVIDGQHDEHFPVDIYQTGSGTSTNMNVNEVLATLASREGVEVTPNDHVNMGQSSNDVIPTAIHLAAAIALDGSLRPALLRLRAAIDQRAKELAHVVKTGRTHLMDAMPLRMDQELGAWSSQVNQAIERFDSAMGRLCRLAQGGTAVGTGINAPEGFAEKMANELSQQTGLTFVPNDSFFASLASQDAAVELSGQLKGLACVIMKIANDLRWMNSGPLAGLGEIELEALQPGSSIMPGKVNPVIPESAAQAAAQVIGLDAAITVAGQSGNFQLNVMLPLVASNLLTSITLMSNTAILLADRAIATFKVREENLLGPLARNPILVTALNSVIGYNAAAAIAKKAYQAGRPVIDVAEEETELDRATLERLLDPAVLTKGGVPQ; from the coding sequence ATGAATATGCGTAAAGAGCATGACAGTATGGGGGAGTTAGAGGTTCCGGCCAACGCTCTTTATGGTGCCCAGACCCAGCGCGCGATAAATAATTTCCCAGTCTCTGGAACGCCCTTGCCTGCTGCTTTTATTCATGCAGTTGCGCGTATAAAGCTAGCTGCCGCGAGGGTTAATCATCAGTTGGGCCTGTTAGATGAAAAGCGAGCAGGCGCGATAGAAAAAGCTGCGCAGGCAGTAATTGATGGCCAGCACGATGAACATTTTCCTGTGGATATTTATCAAACCGGCTCTGGCACTTCCACTAACATGAATGTGAATGAGGTGCTGGCTACCTTAGCTAGCCGTGAAGGTGTCGAGGTAACCCCTAATGATCATGTCAATATGGGGCAGTCGAGTAATGATGTCATACCCACGGCGATTCATCTTGCTGCTGCTATTGCATTAGATGGTTCGCTACGCCCAGCCTTACTTAGGTTGCGTGCTGCGATCGATCAGCGGGCGAAAGAGCTAGCCCATGTAGTAAAAACTGGTCGCACTCATTTGATGGATGCTATGCCGCTGCGTATGGATCAGGAGTTGGGTGCATGGTCCAGTCAGGTAAATCAAGCCATTGAGCGATTTGACAGTGCGATGGGGCGGCTATGTCGGCTAGCGCAAGGGGGTACGGCCGTTGGCACGGGGATTAATGCCCCTGAAGGGTTTGCCGAGAAAATGGCAAACGAGCTTAGTCAGCAAACGGGTTTAACCTTTGTACCCAATGATAGTTTTTTTGCCAGCCTGGCTTCGCAAGATGCTGCCGTGGAGTTATCGGGTCAACTTAAAGGGTTAGCTTGCGTCATTATGAAAATTGCTAATGACTTACGCTGGATGAACTCGGGGCCACTGGCTGGACTGGGTGAAATTGAGCTGGAAGCGCTGCAGCCGGGTAGCTCTATTATGCCTGGAAAAGTAAACCCGGTTATTCCTGAATCGGCGGCTCAGGCTGCGGCCCAGGTAATAGGGCTTGATGCAGCCATTACGGTGGCGGGCCAAAGTGGTAACTTTCAGCTCAATGTTATGCTACCGCTAGTGGCATCAAATCTACTTACATCGATTACTTTAATGAGTAATACGGCTATTTTGCTTGCCGACCGTGCGATTGCAACCTTTAAGGTGCGTGAGGAAAATCTGTTGGGGCCATTGGCGCGTAACCCTATTTTGGTCACTGCCCTTAATAGTGTTATTGGCTATAACGCTGCTGCGGCTATTGCTAAGAAAGCTTATCAGGCTGGCAGGCCAGTGATTGATGTGGCTGAAGAGGAGACGGAGCTAGATCGAGCGACACTTGAGCGCTTGCTTGACCCAGCCGTACTTACCAAGGGTGGTGTGCCACAGTAG
- a CDS encoding phasin family protein: protein MRTFNTNEMNQQFDNFFMAPVRAYAALSIDYSEKLLNAQLDANKAYVDTGIAQIRQLLSVKDADGLRSYMEGQQKVAKDLAERVKGDADKVVSLQQDFLQKSQKLTEENVKQAQAAASKMSKTA, encoded by the coding sequence ATGCGTACTTTCAACACCAATGAAATGAACCAGCAGTTTGATAACTTTTTTATGGCACCTGTTCGTGCCTATGCAGCACTAAGTATTGATTATTCAGAAAAGCTGCTGAATGCACAATTAGATGCTAACAAAGCCTATGTTGATACAGGCATTGCTCAAATACGTCAGCTGTTAAGCGTAAAAGATGCTGATGGTCTTCGCAGTTATATGGAAGGTCAGCAGAAAGTTGCTAAAGACTTGGCTGAGCGCGTTAAAGGCGACGCGGATAAAGTCGTTTCTCTGCAGCAAGACTTTTTACAAAAAAGCCAAAAGCTTACCGAAGAGAATGTAAAACAGGCCCAAGCAGCTGCCAGCAAAATGAGCAAAACTGCTTAA